The region acttaatttgttattattatccatattaatttcatattttatataggTGATGACATTTTTATAGCTGGCGCCATTGATTCATGTAAGTCTAATGAGAATGAACCAAAGTGTATTTTCCAATTCTTATATGAAAAAGCAACAGAGTTTGCAATTGAAGAGATTAATAAAAACCCTAAAATCCTATTTAACCACACTTTAAAACTgcaaaatatgaatataaatgaaaaaatatcagtatACCGTGTTCTATCAGGAAGGTTTGTGATATCAATTGGACCTTACTCTTCAGAGTTTTCTGAGTTTTGGTCAAATGTCTTATGGGTtggaaaaaaatcaataattagtTATGGTGCAAGCAGTACCAAATTTTCTAGGAGAAATGATTACCCATCTATTTTTTCAACAGTGCCATCAGACAAATACCAAtcaaaattacttttacaaTTAGCTTTGCATTTCAACTGGCAGACTGTTGCCATTCTGCAGACACAAGATGAAGATGGAGCCTCAATGACTTTTAACTTAGGAACTGTTTTGGACAAAAGTATATGTATAAAACACATGGAAAAAATTTATCCAGATTCAAAAATAGACGAATATGAGAATGCAATTGCCTCGCTACTCCAacataaagatataaaaactgTCTTTATATTCTTTACATACGagtcttgtaaaaattttttcatagctgctgaaaaatacaaagaaaatttaaaattatttcagtttgTGATTAGTACATCTTGTGGAACTATGCTAAATATACCAAATtccattcaattttattttgaaggGATGCTTGCTATACAAATAACCAACCCTATGCCACCTGATTTTCAAAACTACTTGAAATTgaagtataaaaactttaactacAGTGCATACACCCCTGTAAGACCAGTAATAAAATCTGTAAATGCTGCAGCCTTTGCCATTCATAAATGGCTAGAAGAATGTGATATGAAGTCACAAAACAACATTTCTTGCGCACAAGCATTACTTAGTACAGATAACATTTACATAAACACTTATTTATCTAAcataacagaaaacaatttaagtaaaataccCATGTTCAATGAATTTGGTTGTGTTGAGGATAgttatgatatttttcaataCACTCAAGGTGAATTCAAAGTTATTGGATTTTGGAACCACAGTAATACTACTGCATTACAAATACATCCAATAATTCCATTAGAAGAATCAATATGTAGCTCTCCATGTAAGGAAAATCAAATTCAGATTCCAACAACTGATTGTTGTTGGAGTTGTAGTCCTTGCAATCCAGAGGATATAATAAAAGACAATGTTTGTGTTAAGTGTGCACCAggaacaaaaacaaacaaaaaacaaagggTATGCTACCCATTACCTCTAGTCTCTATGAATATGAATGACTCATTAGCATATATTGTATTCTCTATTTCAAGCACAACTATACTTCTTTCAGTTTTACTAATTATTGTATACTTAAATAACcacaacaaatatattataaggGAAGGCAACACCCAATTGTGCTCTTTGGTTGGTGTAATTTTTATGTCAATAACACCTTTACTTTACATTCAGAAACCATCTATAATTGCATGCCATGctcaaaaaataatgtttggCATGCCGCTAACACTCTGCTATGCTCCATTagtcttaaaaacaaatagaatTTATAGAACTTATCTTAGTTCTGATAAACCAAAACTAAGAGGATTGATACTAATTTCAATGCCCTCTCAAATATTACTTATACTTGGAATGGTTGGCATTCAGCTGACAATGGCTGTTTTCTGGGTAGTAAACAGTCAACCAGTAGTGTTAACCGAATTCAAACCAAACCATGTAGAACAAGTTTGCAACTCTTCAAGTAGAAATATGACTCTAAATGCTGTCTTTCCATGTGTTTTGATGTTATCTTGTGCATATTGGGCATTTAAAACAAggaacttacctgaaacttacaatgaaataaagagCATAGCAATTACCATGTATATAACCGTTTTTCTGTCTACAGCTGGACTTGCAGTGGCTTATGTTCTAGATTCTCAGCCAAAACAACTTTATACTTTGTGTTTTACATACCAAGCCATATCCATTGTAACATTATATGGTTTATATGCCATgaagataattaaaatgtaCTTTCGCaagcttacaaaaaaaaataaaagaaaaaaggaacTAGATACTATAATGAACCAGCTAGCTATTATGAGTCCAACATTATCAATGATGTCTGgaatatatgaaagaaaaaacaGTAGTCCTTCAATCACAACAACTAACTCAACAGTTGCTGCAAATAATTAATCAACTGAACCCCCTGCTTTCAAAATAACTTAGctccaaaataaaattacataagaaagttaaatagttaaaaaaaaaattttatattatttttatttgtcatattttgtaataaaacataaatagtagttacatttaaaaaaaagtaaacttacttgaaaaaaaatctgaaattgaACAAACCTCAGGCTGATCTGCTGATGGTCCCATACTAAGAACATTTTCAGAGTACTCAGGATCTAACAATAACCCAAACCAAATATATCCAACAAAATCATCAATTCCCATACATGATGTAACTGTCCActgatttataaaaacaaaaaaaaagaatataattaaaattgtgGATCCTtgatattgaatataaaaagttaCCTCACACTAGTTATCACAAACAGAACTAATAATTCATAAAACAACAAAGAGAAATTATAAACTACTAAATaactaataagtaaaaaacaaatcagCAGCTTTCTATATGGTAGCAGccaaattgtattttttttttatttatacatttttttatttattgtttttataaaaagaaaaaaacaaacataaaaaacttctattatttttttccataatgTTCTTTATACAAagcatttttgttatatttttgttatgatGTTCAAACttaaaccctcagtcaatgcaTACCCTAAAGTCCTTTCTTATGgttatttttgtagaaaaataagaataaagtAGAGGAATAGAAATAAAGTAGATATTTACATCCACCGAAGGTTAAGGCTAGGCCAGTTTTTAC is a window of Hydra vulgaris chromosome 15, alternate assembly HydraT2T_AEP DNA encoding:
- the LOC136092188 gene encoding metabotropic glutamate receptor 3-like isoform X1 — translated: MIIMVFFIIGHSQVTKGDDIFIAGAIDSCKSNENEPKCIFQFLYEKATEFAIEEINKNPKILFNHTLKLQNMNINEKISVYRVLSGRFVISIGPYSSEFSEFWSNVLWVGKKSIISYGASSTKFSRRNDYPSIFSTVPSDKYQSKLLLQLALHFNWQTVAILQTQDEDGASMTFNLGTVLDKSICIKHMEKIYPDSKIDEYENAIASLLQHKDIKTVFIFFTYESCKNFFIAAEKYKENLKLFQFVISTSCGTMLNIPNSIQFYFEGMLAIQITNPMPPDFQNYLKLKYKNFNYSAYTPVRPVIKSVNAAAFAIHKWLEECDMKSQNNISCAQALLSTDNIYINTYLSNITENNLSKIPMFNEFGCVEDSYDIFQYTQGEFKVIGFWNHSNTTALQIHPIIPLEESICSSPCKENQIQIPTTDCCWSCSPCNPEDIIKDNVCVKCAPGTKTNKKQRVCYPLPLVSMNMNDSLAYIVFSISSTTILLSVLLIIVYLNNHNKYIIREGNTQLCSLVGVIFMSITPLLYIQKPSIIACHAQKIMFGMPLTLCYAPLVLKTNRIYRTYLSSDKPKLRGLILISMPSQILLILGMVGIQLTMAVFWVVNSQPVVLTEFKPNHVEQVCNSSSRNMTLNAVFPCVLMLSCAYWAFKTRNLPETYNEIKSIAITMYITVFLSTAGLAVAYVLDSQPKQLYTLCFTYQAISIVTLYGLYAMKIIKMYFRKLTKKNKRKKELDTIMNQLAIMSPTLSMMSGIYERKNSSPSITTTNSTVAANN
- the LOC136092188 gene encoding metabotropic glutamate receptor 3-like isoform X2, whose amino-acid sequence is MIIMVFFIIGHSQVTKAGAIDSCKSNENEPKCIFQFLYEKATEFAIEEINKNPKILFNHTLKLQNMNINEKISVYRVLSGRFVISIGPYSSEFSEFWSNVLWVGKKSIISYGASSTKFSRRNDYPSIFSTVPSDKYQSKLLLQLALHFNWQTVAILQTQDEDGASMTFNLGTVLDKSICIKHMEKIYPDSKIDEYENAIASLLQHKDIKTVFIFFTYESCKNFFIAAEKYKENLKLFQFVISTSCGTMLNIPNSIQFYFEGMLAIQITNPMPPDFQNYLKLKYKNFNYSAYTPVRPVIKSVNAAAFAIHKWLEECDMKSQNNISCAQALLSTDNIYINTYLSNITENNLSKIPMFNEFGCVEDSYDIFQYTQGEFKVIGFWNHSNTTALQIHPIIPLEESICSSPCKENQIQIPTTDCCWSCSPCNPEDIIKDNVCVKCAPGTKTNKKQRVCYPLPLVSMNMNDSLAYIVFSISSTTILLSVLLIIVYLNNHNKYIIREGNTQLCSLVGVIFMSITPLLYIQKPSIIACHAQKIMFGMPLTLCYAPLVLKTNRIYRTYLSSDKPKLRGLILISMPSQILLILGMVGIQLTMAVFWVVNSQPVVLTEFKPNHVEQVCNSSSRNMTLNAVFPCVLMLSCAYWAFKTRNLPETYNEIKSIAITMYITVFLSTAGLAVAYVLDSQPKQLYTLCFTYQAISIVTLYGLYAMKIIKMYFRKLTKKNKRKKELDTIMNQLAIMSPTLSMMSGIYERKNSSPSITTTNSTVAANN